In Mycobacterium sp. JS623, one genomic interval encodes:
- a CDS encoding MarR family winged helix-turn-helix transcriptional regulator, whose product MADGLKPAQMRTYFALTEAASLLQYAVQEQLQAEGGLSYVQFEVLAKLVDADRPLTMTELADGVVYSRSGLTHQAGILEKAGLIVREVSTHDKRSTVVAITKAGRARVAKVLPGHIEVVRDLLYGSLTEQDVDTLGDIMSRVRDHMRGRPPRSAAPRSRNAG is encoded by the coding sequence ATGGCCGACGGCCTCAAGCCTGCCCAGATGCGCACCTACTTCGCCCTGACCGAGGCGGCGAGCCTGCTGCAGTATGCCGTTCAAGAGCAGTTGCAAGCCGAGGGCGGGCTCAGTTACGTGCAGTTCGAGGTCCTGGCCAAATTGGTCGACGCCGACCGGCCGCTCACGATGACTGAACTGGCCGACGGTGTGGTGTACAGCCGCAGCGGGCTGACCCATCAGGCCGGAATACTTGAAAAAGCAGGGCTCATCGTCCGCGAAGTCAGCACCCACGACAAGCGCTCCACCGTCGTCGCCATCACCAAGGCGGGCCGTGCGCGCGTTGCGAAGGTCCTACCCGGCCACATCGAGGTCGTACGTGACCTCCTGTACGGCTCCCTTACCGAGCAGGACGTGGACACCCTCGGCGACATCATGAGCCGCGTCCGCGACCACATGCGTGGTCGGCCACCACGCTCGGCCGCGCCCAGGAGCCGAAACGCGGGCTAG